In Setaria viridis chromosome 5, Setaria_viridis_v4.0, whole genome shotgun sequence, the genomic stretch CCACGTACACCTGTATGTACGTAGTAACGTAGAGGAATATGAGATTAGGAGTGGCCTTCCCGAATCTAGCAGATGCCCGGTACGACGTAGGACTCGCTAGCGATCGTGCAAAGTCCGCATGCAGTTGCGCTGTATCCGATTCACGCTCGTCGCTCCGGGTGAACGACGTGGGAAGGCTGTTCCcctcttcccccccccccccccccccccccccccccccccgagctcGTACATACTGTACCCCCGGAGAAGAAGGGGCGAAGTCAAACCTGGGAGAAAGACCGCTGCCGGTGGGGTTGGTAGTTGGCTAGTTGGTTGACGGGGCCGGGTCTGGCGGTCTGCACGGACATGGCACGCATCACCGCGCACGTCGCGGCGGCCTGGCCGCACCGCGGGCTGTTTACTTTGGACGCGCTCACTGCTCAGCTGCTGGTCAGCTGGTGGTTTCTGGCTGGCAACCACGCGCGGAGCAATGagactgagggggtgtttgtttctttagtccctcctaaaatttctatcacatcgaatgtttagatactaattagaagtattaaatatagactaattacaaaatcaattgcacagatgaagactaatttgcgagacgaatctattaagcctaattagttcatgatttgacaatatgatgctacagtaaacatgcgctaatgatagattaattaggcttaatagattcgtatcgtgaattagcctccatctgtgtaattagttttataattagctcatatttagtcctcctaattagcctccgaatatttgatgtgacataaattttaggaggtcctaaagatccaaacaccccttgacACAGctagcgccggccgccgggagcctggggtggtggtggttgcgGTGGCACTGCCAAGACACAGAGAGATCTACTACTCCAGTTGCGCGGGGTCATTCGTTTTCAGGGAGGGTCCATCGCTTCAATTATTTCGGAGTAATCCCTCTTGCCGCCGCCCAGGGCCACAAACTTGATCGCATCTGCTCGTTCACCGCTAGTGTTAGCCAGGTCCCCAAGATCCGGACTCTATGgtctctgctcctcctcgcaattatcaaaccatggcgcTGCTAATGGCATCGGGCGGGTTTGCTGGTAGCATGGTATTTGGTGCCACGGCCGCTACGTCGGCTTGCCATTTTTTACTGCACTCACGTGCCAAGCCATGCAAAAGCTAGCCTGATCCAGCGACAGGAGGAGGATCGAAAGGGAAAGCGCCTCATTATCTCGTCAAAAAAGCCGCCTCAGATTCGCGCCCCCGTTCTCAACGGCATCGCCTCCCTGATTCCCTTGCTGGCTTCCCCTGCCACCCCGGCGCGGCCGAGTTCGCCGCTGCCGCGTGCGCTTCGGCTTCGCCCCGTGGGGGGCCTCGCCTCACGCACGGCCGTCCGATCACGGATCATCGTACGGCGTACGCTACCAGATCCAGCACCTCCCTTCCCCTGCTCCACTGCTTCACCTTGTCCCCTTCCTTCTCCAGCACtattcctccaccacctccacctccagctgCGCCCCCAAGCTCCGACGCGGCGAGGAGAAATCCTCCCAAACCCTCTCTGAAATTCCTCTTCGTCAGTACAAGCAGGAAGGGGATCCCCCGCACCCCAATGCGGCTGCTcccgctcctcctgctcctcctcgccggcgccgccgcccgcgcagcCTCCGACGACCCCTTCCTCTCCGGCGGTAAGCTCTCGCTCGGCACCCCAACCTCCTCAAATTATCCCGCAAGCTACTCAAATGCTGACGcggtgcctcctcctcctccgtctctccccctctccccccGCGCGCAGCGGCGAACCACAGCTACAACATcgactgcggcggcgcggcggacttCACCTCCTCCTTCGGCCGCCGCTGGCTGGCCGACCAGTTCTTCTCCCCCGGCGGGGCCGCGGGGATGGTCGCGGAGCCGCACCGCTTCCCGCAGCCGCAGGAGCGGACGCTCCGCTTCTTcccgccttcctccgccggcAAGTCCTCCTGCTACTCCCTGCCCCTCCCGCCCGGCCGCTACTACCTCCGCATCTTCTCCGTCTACGACAACTACGACTCCAAGGTCCGGACCCCGTCCTACgacgtctccgccgccgccacgctcgtGCTCTCCTTCCGCTCGCCGTGGCCCGAGCCCGCCGCGCGGTACGGGGCGTACTCCGACCTCATCTTCCCCTCCGCCACCCAGCCGTCCTCCGACGTCTGCTTCTACTCGCTCTCCACCGACGCGCCCGTCGTCGCGTCCATCGAGGTCGCGCCGGTGCACCCGCTCGCCTACGACGGCGCCACCACTGGCGCGGACCTCGTCCTCGTCAACTACGGGCGCGTCACCTGCGGGAACAGCCTCTTCGGACCGGGATTCACCAGGGACCCCGACGCGTTCTCGCGGGTCTGGCAGGCGGACGTCGATTTCCGGAACAACGACCTCAGCTACGACGCCATTACGGCCGGCGGGAGGAAGATCTTCGGCAGCAACCAGCCGCCCAACTACTTCCCAACAAAGCTGTACGAGTCGGCGGTCACCACGGGTGGCGACGCCACCAATGAGATCGAGTACCTCATGCCCGTGGACACGAGGCTGTCGTACATGGTCTGGCTGCATTTCGCGGAGATCGACGCGGGGATTGGGGCAGCTGGCCAGAGGGTGTTCGACGTAATGCTGGCGGGGGAGAATGTCACGAGGATCGACATCTTCAAGCAGGTCGGTGGGTTCACGGCCTTCAAGTGGACCTACATTGTGGAGAATCTGACGAGCTCCACGTTGAGCGTCAAGCTTGTGCCGGTGGTGGGACGGCCGATTCTGTGCGGGCTCGAGAATTATGCGATGGTGCCACTTGAGATGAGGACGGTGCCGAGCCAAGGTGATCATCCTTTGAAGATTTTGGGCTGGATTGGTGAAATGTTAGGACACAAGCAAAATTGCCCCCTGCTTGCCCTCTAATAAGCTTCTTGGGTTGGTTTTGGCAGTGGCTGCAATGAAGGCGTTGAAGGAGTCGCTGAAAATTCCTGCAAGGATGGGCTGGAATGGTGACCCATGTGCTCCGAGGGCGTGGGATGCATGGGAGGGAGTCACTTGCCATCGTGGTGACAAAGGACTTGTGATCACCCAACTGTAAGTATATGCCAATCTTCTAGGAATGCTGCTGTTTTTATCTGGATGTGTTTCATTGGTTTATTTCTGCATGCCATCAAGAGGTTACTGGGCCGTTCATTCTTATCACAGAATTGCACTTCGGTGACGATGTGAGCATTTTTCGTAGAAAATATtatggtgtttgtgatcaactGGAGTGAAAAGATGTTAAACACGAGTAGATTGACCAACAAACCTGTCTAATTAAATTTTAGCTGAAACAGTTAATAAATGTGAATTGCACTAGAAATGCTAACTGCATAGTTCAAGTTTGGTTGCTTGAGTTACCGACCTTTCAATTGTTTAATTTGAGCGCTAATAGTTACCAAGGTCTTGTCCTTAGCGGCGGATCTAGGACCTGGGCTGGGGGGCTGCAGTCCGGGTCCAGCCCATGTAGCTCCTAGTACCCCATGTCTCCATATGTATGGTTAGCTTAGGAAAAAAAGGGTCCAGCAGAGAGCGTCCACATCTACAAGAGACCTGCGCAAGGAAAATATCAATGCTGCTATTGGCTACTTTGTTCCTCAATTTTTTTGCGTAGGATAGACAGATAGTAGAGGGTTCAGTGTGGTTCAGCCCGGGTCCAAACTGATtcctgggtccgcccctgcttGTCCTGTAACATAGTAATTATGTACATCAGAGGTTGAATAATGATTTTCGATGGAAGTCAGTGGACTATTCTCCTAAAAGAGTTTAACTACTAAATCTGGGTGAAAGATTGACATGTTTGTTGTTATAATTTGTATGTTGTTACTATTGCCCTCTACAGGGATTTGGCAAGTCAAGGACTAAAAGGTTTCATCACTGATGAAATAAGTCATCTCAAAGACTTGGTAAGCTTGTAAGTATCTTTTCGCACACCAGTTGAAACCAATTTGATCCAGAGCCTCATTTTAAATCTAGATTAGTTTGCATATGTGTATTTTTGTCTTTCTGTTGACAACTTATCTTACCAGGATCACATAACACAACAACATGCAGATTGAAAGTGTATGTAGCCTAGCTGAGCTCTGTTTGGaatatttttagaataagagaAACTCATATAAATAAACTGTCCTATCAGTATAACATTTTGTTGATCAGTAGTAAAGAAAAATGCTTGTCATGACAATGCTGAGCAAGAATAGCAGTGCAGAGGATCACCTGGAAATGAAAGAAATTTGACAAATTAAGTTAGATATGACCAGGTGCACATGGATACAACATGAAAGGATATCAAGAAGTTGTAGTCTTTACTCAGGCACAATGAATAGCAATATTTGACATGAACAGGCATGATACATGATAGTGTACCTGGCGTGAGCTTAATTATGGTTTTATAGCCTTGCATCTGTGCTAGGCTGCCACTATGCCAAAAATGAAGAGGTTTTGGAACAGAAACAGCAGGCTATTTCATAGGTACCAGGAATGTCTGGCAGTAGGGTAGCACCAGGAGCAAAGCCTTTTTATGGGGTAGGCTAGAGCTGAAACCCAAGTTGAGCCACCAACAAGAAGGGAGCCAGCAATAGCAAAAGGAAATGTATAGAGTGATGTTATTGGATCTAAAGCCTGCTCATTGTTGAGGCAGGTGAATGTCTGGCAGTAGGCCTTGGGTACAAAATTGAATACCTTAGAAGCTTATATTATCCTGTTATTGATTACTGTTGGTACATATGGGTGTAGGTTCATATTTTCTCTCCACCTCTAAAAGTTTCCATTGGACTCAGATCCTTGTCCCTCTCACTTGATTAATCACATATAAATTGATAAAGTTCATTCAAATAATACCTGAGAATCAATTGATTGACTTGTTAATTTTCTCTGTTTGGGTAAACTGCATCTACTAGTACTATTAATTGCTCTATGAATGGTCGAAATGGTTTCCAAATCATATATACACATGTTTTTTTTACATTCTTTGCTTTGGAATGATATATATTCATCTATACAAATGATGAGCACAAATACTAAAGGATGGCAAATATAAGTTGTTTTGAGAATTCGTCTTAATTACCTTCTTGCTTGTCCGGACCTGCTTAATAATTGGTTATGTTTTAGACCAATCATTGTCTGAATTAAGAAGTTTATATTGTTTACCATTGCCAAgttttttatatgtgcttgtaCCTTTCCTGAGAATTCTTTCTTCTAGCTTATGTAAATGCCTTTTTGGGTTATTTCTACAGTTAACAGTATGTGATCCAACCTTGGTAGCTAATGTTATATCTTCTGCTTGGTCAGGAACTTGAGCTATAATTCACTGACAGGAAGCTTACCACCTGGTTTAGGCCAACCTTCACTTGTGTCACTGTAAGTTCATGGTTTCTTCTTGTTCATGAGATCCAAAATAGTAATACTGGATGCTGAAAAGATGAAAACATGGTGTGCTGTCATTGCAGCTATCATTCTTCTGCAACATGTTGATGGTAGATAATAGCATACATGATGCTGAGACAACCTAACATTGTCTTTTCAACCTAAGATTTATAAGATCATAATTTGGTACAATTGACCTACATAGCACAAAAACAATATTGAATTAAGTAAATTTGCTTAAATTgcatgtatttttctttttcatctgATTAGTCATTTTTTGTTTACTATTTCAGTTCACATTTGCAATCCCTAAACAATAATTATCCAGAAATCCTGTGAATCTGTTGTTCTACAAGACTTGGTTCTCTTATAAATCATAAGCTTGGTTTATATGAGTGTTCTCATTATGCGTGTTTTGTTGGGTTCTTAGGGATCTGTCATCAAATGAGTTTACTGGAAGCATTCCTGGCACCATAGGTTCATCAAAGTTACAGACCGCGTAAGTATACTTTTAAACTACAATTTGCAGTTATTTATGACCTGTTGCTGCAGCCTGTAGCAACCTATGTATATGTATGTGTATAAAGACTTACTTGTTAGTACTTCTTATGCAGTTTACTAAACAACAATCAACTCGATGGGCAAGTTCCAGAAAGACTTTACTCGATTGGTGTGCATGGAGGCATTATAGAGTAAGATATCTTTTACTATGCTGGGAATGAAACTTCAACTTTGCACCTGTAATGCCAGATATATCCAGTGGTTATCTTCAGAAGAGTTACTATGCTCATGCTCTGAACCATGATTAGTCTGATAGTCTCTATTTAGTTCCAGGCTCCTGAATGAGTTCCAAGACTTCAGGGTTTAGGTTGTATTATGTTGAATATAAATATCAGAGGTAACTAGACCAGATTTTCAAAATTATGTGGTCTAGAAGACAGAGGTCTCTGATCTCTGCaatcctgataaaaaaaaacgGATTGGCTAATGAAAATAAGCTATTGCTGGGAAGAAGATGCAGGAGCTCTGATTAGTTATGTGGGATCTAGTGACAAACCACACTGTGTGCTACTTTGATCTGAATTTATCCCTTTATTATTGTCTACCTGTTGTTTCCAAACTAGATCAGTTTGAGTGCAAAGGGTGAGCAGTGATTAGATAGATAATGTACCATGCTACTGGATGCAAGATAGATGAGTCGTGGTATGTTTGTTTGCATATCCTTTTGGCCTCTCACAAATGTGCATTCTTCTGGCAGTCTCTCTGGTAATAAAGGCCTCTGTGGTGTGCCTACGTTACCTGCTTGTGCAGTATTCTGGGAGAAAGGAGGGCTGAACAAAACTGGCAAAATTGCACTTGGAGCATCGTTCGGATTTGTTCTTCTTGTCATACTTATAGTGGTCTACATTCTGTGCATCAGAAGGGGGCCATATGATTATGACTTTGAGTTCCCTCAAGATTTGACTTGTAAGTATACACTTTTAATTAACTTCTCTCCATCTGTATATCCGAGAAGCATCATATGTGACTTAACTTGCTTAAATTCCATCTTGTGCCACAATAAGGCAGTGCTGTTCAAAGAATCTGGCCTTCCATAAACTTGCTGTTGCTAATCTTTATCTTGCTtcctactccctctgtttcaaattgttggtcgttttgtcttttctagatacatatattGTGCTATGTATCTAagcataatatatatctaggtgcatagcaaaaatcatgcatctagaaaagctaaaacgacctataatttgaaacggaggaagtatttgCTTTATAGCAACTTCTCGCGCTGTAAGGAAACAAATCATTTTAGTCTAGGTTGGTCCGTAGAGCTcttgtggatttttttttatgtttctgCACTAAACAATCACTTGGAGGCAGTTTCTGAAATTTACTATTTTTTGAGTGCAGCGATATCGGCAATCTCAGCGAAAAGGAATAGGTACCAGAGGGCAAAGTCGGTGATGCTTGCTGAGATGGAGGCACATAGTCCGGATGGTTTCTACACAAACGGCGGGAGCCCACGCTGAATGACATGCGCTGGAAATGGTCTCACTCACCGATCGCCGTATTTAATGAGGAAACACTCATGGCGGTTGCTGGCGTGAAGCAGGGATCTCGGTTCTGAATCAGTTTTGCATGTGTCACCATCGTGGCGTCCTTACAGCCTCCGTCAGCTGCCTCCATGGCAGTTACATTACACTCACTGTTTGGCTATTCGAAAATCGAAATGTAACATATGTGCATGTGTAATATGAGCCCGTCATTGTAGCTTTTGTAGCTCAGCAATTCTTTTTGTGGATGCTAACTCTCTGCTGGAAGAGCCTCCTGATAGTTTAGATTAGGCATGTGGACAAAAGTGAATCATGTAAAAGCCATCAGGATTCCCCAGAACTGGGACAGATTGTAGCGTTGTGAGGTGGGGATTAATAGTGCATGGAGTATTCGTTTCTGTATAAAGAAAATCTGACAATGTGTTTACTGACCAACAATGGACAATGGAATCATTAGCTCGCATCGCAGATACTAGATAGCTAAGCTGTATCATGTCTTGCTTGATGCTTGGCCGGTTGGCCTGTGAACGACTGAGTGCAGGCTACAAAGCTCGCAGTGTTGTCCCTTCGTAGTGTGCTCTTGCCTCTTGCCGCCAACTTTTGGTTTCCATCCGAGCTAATCTCTGAAGTCCAAACTGCTGTTTTCATGGACGCCATCAACGTTGCTTCGCCTTCGCTTCGCTGGAACGAGCGAGTGTAGGAGAACGGAGAAGGCGAAATGGACCGATTTATGGGCGCGGTTACCTTTGCCTTATAGCCCACAGAAGTACAATTACTTGACAAAAAAGAGCCTCGGCCCAGTAGCCCAGCCGTAGAGGCCACAAACTAGCCCAGCTACAAGAAAAAAAGGCTTTGGCCCAGTAGCCCAGTCCAACTAATCCATTCCGTCAAAGAGATCTATGCCGTCCACTAGAAATCGgacgccaccacgccgccacgcaaCGGCGCGCCCACAAACCCTAGCACCACACCACCTATATAATCCATCCCACCACtgccctcccgccgcctccaccagctccccccacccaccaaaaccctagccgccgccgccgcggcatctCAGGTAAGCAGGAgcgtcctcccccgccgccgccgccatgaagCGCAACCCCCGCGTCACGAGCTCCCGCCGGAAGTGCCGCAAGGCGCACTTCACggctccctcctccgtccgccgcGTGCTCATGTCCGCGGCGCTCTCGACGGAGCTCCGCCACAAGTACAACGTGCGCTCCGTCCCGATCCGCAAGGACGACGAGGTGCAGGTGGTGCGCGGCACCTACAAGGGCCGAGAGGGCAAGGTGGTGCAGGTCTACCGCCGCCGCTGGGTCATCCACGTCGAGAGGATCACCCGCGAGAAGGTGAACGGCTCCACCGTCAACGTGGGCATCCACCCCTCCAAGGTGATCGTCACCAAGCTGAAGCTCGACAAGGACCGCAAGGCGCTCCTCGACCGCAAGgcacgcggccgcgccgccgacaAGGCCAAGGGCAAGTTCACcgccgacgacgtcgccgccgctgctggtggcgccgccgccaccggtgcCTCCCTCCAGGAGATCGACTAGGCGCTGCGCGGGGATCTGATGGTGGTTGTACCGTCTTTTACTCCTTATCGCTCTAGTTCGTGCTCTTGCTATCAATTATGTGCTAGGAGTTTATGTTACTTCAAAAAACTGCTGCTTTAGTATCCTTGAAATGTCTCGATGAGAGTTTTGGAACCTAATGTGGATCTGTGTGTCTGAGATTTGAGATATGAAGTACTCGTTATATGGTTAATCTTTCCTATGCGGTTGTCAGATCTGCTATATGGTTGCTGTACTTTTGTCATGTATCAATGCTCATCTACTGCATCGTTAGTCAGCTGATCGTTTATTACTATTTATGATCAAATTTTAGCTCGAATTGTGCGTTTCTATTGATAAACAGATTGTTTTGACTGCATTTTTGTTCTGTTGAGAATGTTATTTAGGTCTGGGAGATTCTATTTGGTGTGGTACTTATCTGAAATCACCTAGTGTTTGCAATATGATGCACCAATTCATTTCGAAATCACCTAGTGTTTGCAATATGGTGCTCCAATTCATACTTTTTGACTAGCAATATGCTTGTATCTTGTGCATTGAAG encodes the following:
- the LOC117858738 gene encoding large ribosomal subunit protein uL24z → MKRNPRVTSSRRKCRKAHFTAPSSVRRVLMSAALSTELRHKYNVRSVPIRKDDEVQVVRGTYKGREGKVVQVYRRRWVIHVERITREKVNGSTVNVGIHPSKVIVTKLKLDKDRKALLDRKARGRAADKAKGKFTADDVAAAAGGAAATGASLQEID
- the LOC117858180 gene encoding receptor-like protein 4, with amino-acid sequence MRLLPLLLLLLAGAAARAASDDPFLSGAANHSYNIDCGGAADFTSSFGRRWLADQFFSPGGAAGMVAEPHRFPQPQERTLRFFPPSSAGKSSCYSLPLPPGRYYLRIFSVYDNYDSKVRTPSYDVSAAATLVLSFRSPWPEPAARYGAYSDLIFPSATQPSSDVCFYSLSTDAPVVASIEVAPVHPLAYDGATTGADLVLVNYGRVTCGNSLFGPGFTRDPDAFSRVWQADVDFRNNDLSYDAITAGGRKIFGSNQPPNYFPTKLYESAVTTGGDATNEIEYLMPVDTRLSYMVWLHFAEIDAGIGAAGQRVFDVMLAGENVTRIDIFKQVGGFTAFKWTYIVENLTSSTLSVKLVPVVGRPILCGLENYAMVPLEMRTVPSQVAAMKALKESLKIPARMGWNGDPCAPRAWDAWEGVTCHRGDKGLVITQLDLASQGLKGFITDEISHLKDLVSLNLSYNSLTGSLPPGLGQPSLVSLDLSSNEFTGSIPGTIGSSKLQTALLNNNQLDGQVPERLYSIGVHGGIIDLSGNKGLCGVPTLPACAVFWEKGGLNKTGKIALGASFGFVLLVILIVVYILCIRRGPYDYDFEFPQDLTSISAISAKRNRYQRAKSVMLAEMEAHSPDGFYTNGGSPR